The Vibrio mangrovi genome includes a region encoding these proteins:
- a CDS encoding AAA family ATPase has product MKREQTIDNLCQLAEQTKQVQADRIEIVLEERKDEHFPPMSKALMETRSGLTRRKLDEAIAKMEAEGHQFTKNNANHYSISLAEAHMLMDAAGVSTFHQRKKNSDNSPWIINVQNQKGGTGKSMTAVHLSACLALNLDKRYRICLIDLDPQGSLRLFLNPQISTEENENIFSAVDIMLDNVPDGTVVDRTFLNKNVLMSTQYPNLKTISAFPEDAMFNAEAWQYLSQNQSLDIVRLLKEKLIDKIADDFDIIMIDTGPHVDPLVWNAMYASNALLIPCAAKRLDWASTVNFFQHLPTVYEMFPEDWKGLEFVRLVPTMFEDDNKKQVSVLTEMNYLLGEQVMMATIPRSRAFETCADTYSTVFDLTSGDFEGGKKTLATAQDAVQKSALELERVLHTHWSSLNQG; this is encoded by the coding sequence ATGAAGAGAGAACAAACAATAGATAACCTCTGCCAGCTTGCTGAACAGACAAAACAAGTTCAGGCTGATCGGATTGAAATCGTCCTTGAAGAACGTAAAGATGAGCATTTTCCTCCGATGTCTAAGGCATTGATGGAAACCCGTTCAGGTCTGACGCGTCGGAAGTTGGATGAAGCCATTGCAAAAATGGAAGCTGAAGGTCATCAATTTACAAAAAATAATGCAAATCATTATTCGATCTCTCTTGCTGAAGCCCATATGCTGATGGATGCGGCAGGTGTTTCTACTTTCCACCAGCGTAAAAAGAACAGTGATAACAGTCCCTGGATTATCAATGTTCAGAATCAGAAAGGTGGAACAGGCAAGTCAATGACAGCTGTTCATCTGTCTGCTTGTCTGGCTCTGAATCTTGATAAACGATATCGTATCTGCTTAATCGATTTAGATCCTCAGGGATCATTGCGCCTGTTTTTAAATCCTCAAATCAGTACGGAAGAGAATGAAAATATCTTTTCGGCTGTTGATATCATGCTGGATAATGTCCCAGACGGGACGGTTGTTGATCGTACTTTTCTGAATAAGAATGTTCTGATGTCAACTCAGTATCCGAATCTGAAAACCATTTCTGCTTTTCCTGAAGATGCGATGTTTAATGCTGAAGCGTGGCAATATCTGTCGCAGAATCAGTCTCTGGATATTGTCCGTCTGTTGAAAGAGAAGTTGATTGATAAAATTGCTGATGATTTTGATATTATTATGATTGATACCGGTCCTCATGTGGATCCTTTGGTCTGGAATGCCATGTATGCATCCAATGCTCTTCTGATTCCATGTGCTGCAAAGCGGTTGGACTGGGCATCAACTGTGAATTTTTTCCAGCACTTGCCGACCGTTTATGAGATGTTTCCTGAAGATTGGAAAGGGCTTGAGTTTGTTCGTTTGGTTCCTACGATGTTCGAAGATGATAATAAAAAACAAGTTTCTGTACTGACAGAAATGAATTACCTGCTCGGAGAACAGGTAATGATGGCGACGATACCACGTAGCCGGGCTTTTGAAACCTGTGCGGATACTTATAGTACTGTGTTTGATCTGACTTCCGGTGATTTTGAAGGTGGTAAGAAAACATTGGCAACTGCGCAGGATGCTGTCCAGAAAAGTGCATTAGAACTTGAAAGGGTTCTGCATACACATTGGTCGTCGTTGAATCAGGGGTAA
- a CDS encoding ParB/RepB/Spo0J family partition protein, translating to MAIKTSELNAKLFGKADKRRATTPQEAQHAAKEKAHVIELAVAGKDLVTFELMHVPADKIAAKTSVFDRNAREQSFLNEHALSDILSTLQDRGQQYPAVGRRSADGTIEVLDGSRRRMACILANQDFLVYVADDINEEHAKFLSDVANAHKPLSLYEKGKEMQAKLASGEAEDQKALAKMFQCSEALVSGALKAADLPLELLQAYPNVVELGRPTIVKLHKHFSVLDEKQQKQLLDKCRDGGEFVWQKSDAQGIARLTKEVTETLEQWMASLAPKQKAASQKIELVKGRAHYVRKGSHLVLNLKRIDDQLMDELFEFIQSKMD from the coding sequence ATGGCAATTAAAACATCTGAATTAAATGCAAAACTGTTTGGAAAAGCTGATAAACGGCGGGCAACAACCCCACAGGAAGCACAGCATGCAGCGAAAGAAAAAGCACATGTGATTGAACTGGCTGTAGCCGGAAAAGATTTAGTGACCTTCGAGCTGATGCATGTACCGGCCGATAAAATTGCGGCGAAGACGAGCGTTTTTGATCGCAATGCACGTGAGCAGTCATTTCTCAATGAACATGCTTTGTCTGATATCCTGAGTACTTTACAAGACCGGGGACAGCAGTATCCGGCGGTTGGACGCCGTTCAGCGGATGGCACAATTGAAGTCCTGGATGGCAGCCGACGCCGGATGGCGTGTATTCTGGCTAATCAGGATTTCTTGGTTTACGTCGCAGATGATATCAATGAAGAGCATGCGAAATTCTTGTCTGATGTTGCCAATGCTCATAAACCGCTATCTCTTTATGAAAAAGGGAAAGAGATGCAGGCGAAGCTTGCGAGTGGTGAAGCCGAAGATCAGAAAGCACTGGCGAAAATGTTCCAGTGTAGTGAAGCGCTGGTCAGTGGTGCTCTGAAAGCCGCTGATTTACCTCTCGAACTACTTCAGGCTTATCCGAATGTCGTTGAACTTGGACGGCCAACAATAGTGAAGCTTCACAAACATTTTAGTGTGTTGGATGAGAAACAGCAGAAACAGCTGCTGGATAAATGTCGTGACGGTGGGGAATTTGTGTGGCAGAAAAGTGATGCCCAAGGGATTGCCCGGTTAACCAAAGAAGTAACGGAGACTCTGGAACAGTGGATGGCCTCACTGGCACCGAAGCAGAAGGCGGCGTCTCAGAAGATTGAACTGGTGAAAGGTCGTGCTCACTATGTCCGTAAAGGAAGCCATTTGGTTCTGAACCTGAAGAGAATCGATGATCAGCTTATGGATGAACTGTTTGAGTTTATTCAGAGTAAGATGGATTAA
- a CDS encoding GNAT family N-acetyltransferase — protein MPAFSEIISSLQSYLTDSFCRAGVVLRGEPEWTDELLLQLNDHFYAVRRIQLGGSPRDGYEWIDFKQGRRLLGQECSLLVVDLSLGFDADSFNALLGTLQGGGLLVFVGESGRHSDHAQKWLHRALERLILVEQQVNSVCFDFLPIPLQKNPFEQQEKAVDAIVHVVEGHRNRPLVLTADRGRGKSSALGIAAAKLMERRPSIQIIVTAPSYAAVGPVFHHLLRVLSDGKMQAKQFIYREARLQFVPPDELLHSHQSCDLLLIDEASAIPVPLLTDLTRQYHRLVFSTTIHGYEGCGRGFTLKFLPWLKQLRPALRHQKLSMPIRWSEGDPLEQWQYQTFLLDAELPDISEKKAEEPVQYHYLSGETLLNDPELLANIFSLLTNAHYQTTPNDLMGVLSDPNIAVFVARSQHHLLGCALTIQEGPLSSQTVIRIQRGQHRPKGHLVPTTLVNQLGLSAAASASCCRVMRLAVHPDLQHQGYGSALLSELIRQCPADYVATSFGATSELLRFWGKNNFHPVKIGSRRDQASGCYSIVMIYQSPHAWFDTAREQFSYYFSHALKTELIRLEPDVVRQLLKMKVALPITDIATSLIQNYAQGGANYESVAVWIHLYISMLPYEYIDMVDDLLVAKVLQNQEWSLVAACYSLTGRKQIEERIRENLSAIMMTLQCKSQK, from the coding sequence ATGCCTGCTTTTTCTGAGATTATCTCATCATTACAGTCTTATTTGACCGACTCTTTCTGTCGTGCCGGTGTCGTGTTGCGAGGTGAGCCGGAGTGGACTGATGAACTACTACTGCAGTTGAATGATCATTTCTATGCGGTTCGCCGCATACAACTGGGTGGTTCTCCCCGGGATGGTTATGAGTGGATCGATTTTAAGCAGGGACGTCGCTTACTTGGGCAGGAATGTAGTCTTTTAGTTGTCGACCTCTCTCTTGGCTTTGATGCCGACAGTTTCAATGCACTTCTGGGAACACTACAGGGCGGTGGTTTGCTGGTTTTTGTTGGTGAGTCTGGCAGACATTCGGATCATGCCCAAAAGTGGTTACATCGTGCGTTAGAGCGGCTAATCTTAGTCGAACAGCAGGTAAATTCTGTTTGTTTCGATTTTCTTCCCATTCCGCTGCAGAAAAATCCATTCGAGCAACAAGAAAAGGCTGTTGATGCGATTGTTCATGTCGTTGAAGGCCACCGTAACCGTCCATTGGTTTTAACTGCTGATCGTGGCCGGGGGAAAAGTAGTGCGTTGGGAATTGCTGCTGCAAAGTTAATGGAACGACGCCCTTCGATTCAGATTATTGTCACAGCACCATCTTATGCTGCTGTTGGGCCGGTATTTCATCATTTATTACGTGTTTTAAGTGATGGAAAAATGCAAGCGAAACAATTTATCTATCGGGAAGCCAGACTACAATTTGTGCCTCCGGACGAACTGCTTCATTCACATCAGAGCTGTGATTTGCTGTTGATTGATGAAGCTTCTGCGATTCCTGTTCCGCTGCTTACCGATTTAACCAGGCAGTATCACCGTTTAGTTTTTTCGACAACCATTCATGGTTATGAGGGTTGTGGAAGAGGATTCACACTTAAGTTTTTGCCTTGGTTAAAACAACTCAGACCGGCACTCAGACATCAGAAATTGTCGATGCCAATCCGCTGGTCTGAGGGCGATCCGCTTGAACAATGGCAATATCAGACATTTCTCCTTGATGCAGAGCTTCCTGATATTTCTGAAAAGAAAGCTGAGGAGCCGGTTCAGTATCACTATCTCTCCGGAGAAACACTGCTGAATGATCCTGAACTGCTGGCAAATATTTTTTCTCTGTTAACTAATGCTCATTATCAGACGACTCCAAATGATTTAATGGGGGTTCTTTCTGACCCTAATATAGCTGTTTTTGTTGCCCGGTCTCAGCATCATCTGCTGGGATGTGCTCTGACGATACAGGAAGGCCCTTTATCATCGCAGACGGTTATCCGGATTCAACGTGGCCAGCATCGCCCTAAAGGGCATCTGGTTCCCACAACATTGGTCAATCAACTCGGACTTTCCGCAGCTGCCAGTGCATCTTGCTGCCGTGTCATGCGTCTTGCTGTTCATCCTGATTTACAACATCAGGGATATGGTTCAGCATTGCTATCTGAACTGATTCGCCAGTGTCCGGCAGATTACGTTGCCACCAGTTTTGGTGCGACTTCGGAGTTACTTCGGTTCTGGGGAAAAAATAATTTCCATCCGGTTAAGATTGGTTCTCGCAGAGATCAGGCTAGTGGATGTTATTCCATCGTGATGATTTATCAAAGCCCACATGCATGGTTTGATACGGCAAGAGAACAGTTTTCTTATTATTTCTCCCATGCATTAAAAACTGAATTGATTCGGCTGGAACCAGATGTCGTCCGGCAGCTACTAAAGATGAAGGTAGCTTTACCGATAACAGATATAGCTACATCACTGATACAGAACTATGCTCAGGGTGGTGCTAATTACGAAAGTGTTGCTGTGTGGATTCATCTCTATATATCAATGCTGCCATATGAGTATATCGATATGGTTGATGATCTATTGGTTGCGAAAGTATTGCAGAATCAGGAATGGTCTTTGGTCGCAGCTTGTTATTCTTTAACCGGCAGAAAACAGATTGAAGAGAGAATAAGAGAAAATCTTTCAGCAATTATGATGACTTTACAGTGTAAATCTCAGAAATGA
- a CDS encoding DUF342 domain-containing protein: protein MWKRILSIAEDKKSVIANLKPIETLSKKLSKSGIMEALFSLGASKFYLDQEALELFINHANEGKGEAYQDCVIAKRLNATVTIELAEQSMIASMVVTGAYGGRGLLGSDLVHALAHSHVVKGINKAALKKVLITSKSLPPGEVFTQPIARGKNPVDGVDTKFIPLVDDVNKRVLAPQRKENSSKLDMRNLGETITVGEGDEVMRRIPSTKGTPGYTVQGTVIPAKPGNDFPMKEGKGTALSSKDPNLLVATISGMPLIKERSIDVDNALCMQNINVTTGHVKFKGCLIITGNVEAGMIVRATGSITIAGFIESADVQAQGDIQVGKGIIGHTTNDDEKRTCTVKSGGSIKANYAQYSELQAHDDIHLTVHSISNNIRCGQDLYVIDEKEKQGTLSGGTAKVGGKITCVNLGVEGDTTTRVEAFACYASYRERLEQYKEQYKETQAKTMEVVRRELEFNKKPKEERTEEGRQEIERFKLESSEQMIKEKDMLAVLEDEFEDMLRENTIEVKSKVFSHVIIQFGDERVVTKRLHGASIFTYTQYEIKCRSLLDENDVVSEV, encoded by the coding sequence ATGTGGAAAAGAATCTTATCTATTGCAGAAGATAAAAAATCAGTAATAGCTAATTTGAAGCCGATAGAAACGCTTAGTAAGAAATTATCTAAGAGTGGAATCATGGAAGCTTTATTCTCTTTAGGTGCCTCTAAATTCTATCTGGATCAAGAAGCCTTAGAACTATTTATCAATCATGCAAATGAAGGTAAAGGTGAGGCTTATCAGGATTGTGTGATTGCAAAACGTTTAAATGCGACGGTTACGATCGAGTTAGCTGAGCAGAGTATGATTGCCAGTATGGTTGTTACCGGTGCTTATGGTGGCCGGGGATTGCTGGGGAGTGATTTAGTTCATGCGCTTGCTCATTCCCATGTCGTAAAAGGCATCAATAAAGCAGCTTTGAAAAAAGTTCTCATCACCAGTAAGTCGCTTCCTCCCGGGGAAGTTTTTACCCAACCCATCGCCCGGGGGAAAAATCCGGTTGACGGAGTCGATACTAAATTTATTCCTTTAGTCGATGATGTGAATAAACGGGTTCTGGCTCCACAACGTAAAGAAAATTCCTCAAAGCTTGATATGAGAAACTTGGGAGAAACCATCACTGTTGGTGAAGGGGATGAGGTGATGCGTCGGATTCCTTCAACAAAAGGAACGCCTGGTTATACCGTACAGGGGACAGTGATTCCTGCTAAACCGGGCAATGATTTCCCCATGAAAGAAGGAAAAGGAACCGCACTTTCTTCAAAAGATCCCAATCTTTTAGTTGCGACGATTTCCGGGATGCCGTTGATTAAAGAAAGAAGTATCGATGTTGATAATGCATTGTGTATGCAGAATATCAATGTGACAACCGGGCATGTGAAATTTAAAGGATGTTTGATCATTACCGGAAATGTTGAAGCCGGTATGATTGTCCGGGCTACTGGTTCTATAACGATTGCTGGATTTATAGAATCAGCTGATGTTCAGGCTCAGGGGGATATTCAGGTCGGGAAAGGAATTATCGGTCATACGACAAACGATGATGAAAAGCGGACCTGTACGGTTAAATCCGGGGGCAGTATCAAGGCAAATTATGCCCAGTACTCAGAGCTACAGGCGCATGATGATATTCATCTGACCGTCCATAGCATCAGTAACAATATCCGCTGTGGACAGGATTTATATGTAATTGATGAAAAAGAAAAGCAAGGGACATTGAGTGGCGGCACCGCGAAAGTCGGTGGAAAAATCACTTGTGTCAATCTGGGGGTTGAAGGTGATACCACAACACGTGTTGAGGCTTTTGCCTGTTATGCCAGCTATCGGGAACGTCTGGAACAGTACAAGGAACAGTATAAAGAGACTCAGGCTAAAACGATGGAAGTGGTTCGCCGGGAACTGGAATTCAATAAGAAACCCAAAGAGGAGCGGACAGAGGAAGGCCGTCAGGAAATCGAGCGTTTTAAGCTAGAGTCCAGTGAGCAAATGATTAAAGAAAAAGATATGCTTGCTGTATTAGAAGACGAATTTGAAGATATGCTGAGAGAAAATACGATTGAAGTTAAAAGTAAAGTTTTCAGTCATGTCATTATTCAGTTTGGTGATGAGCGTGTGGTGACCAAACGACTGCATGGTGCTAGCATCTTTACCTATACACAGTATGAGATTAAATGCCGTTCTTTATTAGATGAAAACGATGTTGTATCCGAAGTTTGA
- a CDS encoding type I secretion system permease/ATPase translates to MQDTLLNSLIYISRYYGLANSPEALINGLPLSDGKLTPFLFPRAAERAGLVAKENRAKLIEIPKLIFPVVLLLRGGESCVLLSISEEQQEAEVVTEASGMVPISYSLQELEERYIGRYFMVKKQFSYDERSPEVLKTNQGHWFWSTIWQSKNIYRDVLIASLLINAFAIAAPMFSRLVYDKVVPNLAFETLWVLSSGIICIFLFDITLKMLRSYFIDIAGKKSDILISSKLYSKVLGIRMENRPASVGAFARHLQEFESIREFFTSATISSLIDLPFAILFLLLIWLMSGPLVIVPIIGVLALAGYSYLIQSKLKLAIEEGSRLASQKYANLIESLSGLETVKLFGAQSQFQYRWEEAVAHMANWNIKSRKITNGVQNAAGFVQQVSNVGMIIVGVYLIAEGELTMGSMIAATMLSSRAIAPMIQLALLSTRYAQAKSAFTLIEGIMSMPDEQEEGKRYIHRPIFKGKIELDKVTFHYPGSASASIRDVSITINPGEKVAIIGRVGSGKTTLERLIMGLYKPTEGHIRIDDTNISQLHHIDIRRNIGCVPQDSLLFFGSIRENITLGRPLVDDRDVVDAANRAGVTMFTQQDAAGMERQVGEGGQFLSGGQKQTVAIARALLGRPPVLLMDEPTSAMDNRSEMHVKHQFRQLTNNETLILITHKTSMLDIVDRIIVMEKGSVIADGPKDEVLNNLRQGNVRAV, encoded by the coding sequence ATGCAAGATACATTACTCAATTCGCTGATTTATATCAGTCGGTATTATGGACTGGCGAATTCACCGGAAGCTCTGATCAATGGATTGCCATTATCTGATGGAAAACTAACCCCGTTTCTGTTTCCCCGTGCAGCAGAAAGAGCCGGATTAGTCGCCAAAGAAAACCGGGCAAAGCTTATCGAGATACCCAAGCTGATATTTCCTGTCGTTCTTCTACTCAGAGGTGGAGAATCATGTGTACTGCTGAGCATCAGTGAAGAGCAGCAGGAAGCAGAAGTTGTAACGGAAGCCTCTGGTATGGTTCCGATATCTTACTCACTCCAGGAGCTGGAAGAGCGCTATATTGGCCGCTATTTCATGGTAAAGAAGCAATTCAGCTATGATGAGCGCTCACCGGAAGTTTTAAAGACCAATCAGGGACACTGGTTCTGGAGTACAATCTGGCAATCCAAAAATATCTACCGGGATGTGCTGATTGCTTCGCTGCTGATCAATGCTTTCGCGATTGCAGCTCCCATGTTCTCCAGACTGGTGTATGACAAAGTCGTCCCCAATCTGGCATTCGAAACGCTCTGGGTACTTTCCAGCGGAATCATCTGTATTTTTCTATTTGATATTACGCTGAAAATGCTCAGAAGTTACTTCATCGATATCGCCGGAAAGAAATCTGATATTCTTATCTCTTCAAAACTCTACAGTAAAGTGCTGGGGATTCGCATGGAAAACCGCCCGGCCTCAGTAGGTGCATTTGCCCGGCATCTGCAGGAGTTTGAATCTATCCGGGAATTTTTTACTTCAGCAACAATTTCATCACTGATTGACTTACCTTTTGCTATCTTATTCCTGCTCCTGATCTGGCTGATGTCAGGACCACTAGTTATTGTGCCAATTATTGGTGTACTCGCCCTGGCAGGCTACTCCTATCTGATACAGTCAAAACTTAAACTGGCGATAGAAGAAGGTTCCAGGCTCGCTTCTCAAAAATATGCCAATTTGATTGAAAGTCTTTCCGGTCTGGAGACCGTAAAACTCTTCGGAGCACAGAGTCAGTTCCAGTATCGCTGGGAAGAAGCTGTTGCCCATATGGCCAACTGGAACATTAAAAGCAGGAAGATTACTAATGGCGTTCAGAACGCTGCGGGGTTTGTTCAGCAAGTCAGTAATGTCGGTATGATTATTGTGGGGGTTTACCTGATTGCTGAAGGCGAGCTCACGATGGGAAGCATGATTGCAGCCACAATGCTCAGCAGCCGGGCAATAGCGCCGATGATCCAACTGGCATTGTTGTCCACCCGCTATGCTCAGGCAAAGTCAGCCTTTACGCTGATAGAAGGAATTATGTCCATGCCGGATGAGCAAGAGGAAGGAAAACGTTATATTCACCGGCCAATTTTTAAAGGTAAGATTGAATTAGACAAAGTGACCTTTCATTATCCGGGCTCAGCTTCTGCTTCTATTCGTGATGTCAGCATCACCATTAATCCCGGAGAAAAAGTCGCCATTATCGGGCGGGTCGGTTCAGGGAAGACCACATTAGAACGGTTAATTATGGGGCTGTATAAACCGACAGAAGGCCACATTCGTATCGACGATACCAATATCTCTCAATTACACCACATTGATATTCGCCGGAATATCGGTTGCGTACCACAAGACAGTTTGCTGTTTTTCGGTTCGATCAGAGAAAATATTACTCTGGGAAGACCTTTGGTTGATGATCGGGATGTGGTCGATGCAGCCAACCGGGCTGGCGTAACGATGTTTACTCAGCAGGATGCTGCCGGTATGGAACGTCAGGTTGGAGAAGGCGGACAATTCCTCTCCGGTGGCCAGAAACAGACTGTAGCCATCGCCAGAGCCTTATTGGGCAGACCACCAGTATTGCTGATGGACGAGCCAACCAGTGCGATGGACAACCGTTCCGAAATGCATGTGAAACATCAGTTCAGACAATTGACCAACAATGAAACGCTGATCCTCATCACACACAAAACATCAATGCTGGACATTGTTGATCGTATTATTGTAATGGAAAAAGGAAGCGTGATTGCTGACGGACCAAAAGATGAGGTTCTCAATAATCTTCGTCAGGGAAATGTCCGGGCGGTATAG